Proteins encoded within one genomic window of Bacillus sp. 1NLA3E:
- the sdhB gene encoding succinate dehydrogenase iron-sulfur subunit, producing the protein MGASSKKIQLIIKRQKDANSKPYEEEFQVPYRTNMNIISALMEIQKNPVNAKGEPTTPVIWESVCLEEVCGACSMVINGKPRQACSSLIDQLEQPIRIAPLTTFPVVRDLMVDRQRMFDALKKVKAWIPIDGTHDLGAGPRMPEKTRQWAYELSKCMTCGCCLEACPNVNDHSPFMGPAPLSQVRLFNAHPTGAMHKEERLEAIMGEGGITTCGNSQNCVEVCPKGIQLTTSIANLNRQITLQSFKNFFGN; encoded by the coding sequence ATGGGTGCAAGCAGTAAAAAAATTCAACTTATCATTAAACGGCAAAAAGATGCAAATTCCAAGCCGTATGAGGAAGAATTCCAGGTTCCTTACCGCACAAACATGAATATCATTTCGGCTCTAATGGAGATCCAGAAGAATCCCGTGAATGCAAAAGGGGAGCCGACGACACCAGTCATTTGGGAATCGGTGTGCCTCGAGGAAGTATGTGGGGCATGTTCGATGGTGATCAACGGCAAACCACGTCAGGCATGTTCTTCGCTGATTGATCAGTTAGAGCAGCCAATCCGGATTGCGCCGCTCACTACTTTTCCAGTTGTTCGTGACCTGATGGTTGACCGTCAGCGGATGTTCGATGCACTGAAAAAAGTGAAGGCCTGGATTCCGATTGACGGAACGCATGATTTGGGTGCAGGTCCTCGCATGCCAGAAAAAACAAGGCAGTGGGCGTACGAACTGTCCAAATGTATGACCTGTGGCTGTTGTCTTGAGGCCTGTCCGAATGTCAATGATCATTCACCGTTCATGGGACCAGCGCCTTTGTCCCAAGTACGTCTCTTTAATGCCCATCCGACAGGTGCGATGCACAAAGAAGAGCGGCTTGAAGCCATTATGGGCGAAGGCGGCATTACAACATGCGGCAACTCACAAAACTGCGTCGAAGTCTGTCCAAAAGGGATTCAACTGACAACATCAATCGCTAACCTAAACAGACAAATAACCCTACAATCATTCAAAAACTTCTTTGGAAACTAA
- the aspA gene encoding aspartate ammonia-lyase: MRELFRIEKDFLGEKEVPVNAYFGVQTMRATENFPITGYRIDEALIIAMGIVKKAAALANADIGQLDRKVATAIAAASQEVIEGGLHDQFIVDPIQGGAGTSINMNANEVIANRALELIGEQKGNYKVISPNSHVNMAQSTNDSFPTAIHLSTLATLDGLLEVMGELHDEFMNKASEFDGIIKMGRTHLQDAVPIRLGQEFEAYARVLRRDIQRITATREHLYEVNMGATAVGTGLNADPEYIKKAVSYLAEFSGYPLKGSENLIDGTQNTDCYIEVSAALKICMLNMSKMANDLRMMTSGPRCGFGEINLPARQPGSSIMPGKVNPVMAEVLNQSAFQVVGNDLTISMASEAGQFELNVMEPVIVFNLLQSIKVMTNVFNVFREHCLSGITANEERMAAYVNNSVGVITAINPHVGYETAASIAREAIVYSRPVREIVLERGVLTTEELDTILNPFEMTHPGISGKFLIEKKKQKIAEKELVLA, from the coding sequence ATGAGAGAATTATTCCGGATCGAAAAAGATTTTTTAGGTGAGAAGGAAGTTCCTGTAAATGCTTATTTTGGAGTCCAAACGATGCGTGCAACTGAGAACTTTCCTATCACGGGATACCGGATTGATGAAGCATTAATTATCGCGATGGGGATAGTGAAAAAAGCAGCGGCACTTGCTAATGCGGATATTGGACAGCTTGATCGTAAAGTTGCTACCGCTATTGCTGCGGCATCGCAAGAAGTAATTGAGGGTGGCCTGCATGATCAGTTCATTGTCGACCCAATTCAGGGGGGGGCCGGTACATCGATTAACATGAATGCGAATGAAGTCATCGCCAACCGCGCTCTTGAATTAATCGGTGAACAGAAGGGTAACTACAAAGTAATCAGCCCAAATTCTCATGTTAACATGGCCCAGTCTACAAATGATTCCTTCCCGACAGCGATCCACTTATCAACATTAGCGACCTTAGACGGATTACTTGAGGTTATGGGTGAATTGCATGATGAGTTCATGAACAAAGCGAGTGAATTTGATGGAATCATCAAAATGGGCCGGACTCATTTACAGGATGCTGTTCCTATCCGACTTGGTCAAGAGTTTGAGGCGTATGCACGTGTGTTAAGAAGAGATATTCAGCGGATTACTGCAACTCGTGAACATTTATATGAAGTGAATATGGGAGCAACCGCGGTGGGAACAGGCTTAAACGCTGACCCAGAATATATCAAAAAAGCGGTTAGCTATCTAGCAGAGTTCAGCGGTTACCCACTTAAAGGTTCGGAAAATCTAATCGATGGCACGCAAAACACAGATTGCTATATTGAAGTATCAGCGGCATTAAAGATTTGTATGCTGAACATGTCTAAAATGGCAAATGACTTACGGATGATGACTTCAGGCCCACGCTGCGGATTTGGTGAAATTAATCTACCTGCTCGCCAGCCTGGTTCTTCGATTATGCCAGGTAAAGTGAACCCGGTTATGGCAGAAGTGCTGAACCAGAGTGCATTCCAAGTAGTCGGTAACGATTTGACAATCAGCATGGCGTCTGAAGCGGGCCAGTTCGAGTTGAATGTAATGGAGCCAGTTATTGTTTTCAATTTGTTGCAATCTATCAAAGTCATGACCAATGTGTTCAATGTATTCCGCGAGCATTGTTTAAGTGGCATTACTGCCAATGAAGAAAGAATGGCAGCGTACGTGAATAATAGTGTCGGTGTGATTACGGCAATCAACCCGCATGTTGGTTATGAAACAGCTGCATCCATTGCCAGGGAAGCGATTGTCTACAGCCGACCTGTAAGAGAGATTGTTCTGGAGCGTGGCGTCTTGACGACAGAAGAGCTAGATACGATCTTAAATCCATTTGAAATGACTCATCCAGGAATTTCTGGGAAATTTTTAATAGAAAAGAAGAAACAGAAAATAGCAGAAAAAGAGCTTGTGTTGGCATAA
- a CDS encoding amino acid permease, whose protein sequence is MSQGNATARVLEVQEELQQEQPQLHRGLQARHLTMISIGGAIGTGLFLASGAAIHTAGPGGALVAYGIIGIMVYFLMTSLGELAAYMPEAGSFSTYANKFVDPALGFALGWNYWYNWAITVAAELVAGALIIKFWLPDSSSLLWSALFLAIMFGLNYMSVKGFGESEYWFALIKVVTIILFLVVGVLMIFGVFTGKAVGFTNFMLADGPFHGGFFTMIGIFMAAGFSFQGTELLGVAAGESEDPARNVPRAVRQVFWRILLFYVLAIAVIGMLIPFTTESLSSGDVTVSPFTLIFKRAGFAFAASAMNAVILTSVLSAGNSGMYASTRMLWNLAKEGKAPKFLSKVDGRGVPVNALLVTTAVGLIAFFASMFGDGAVYIWLLNASGMSGFIVWLGIAISHYRFRKAFAAQGRSLKELPYLAKWFPFGPIFAFVLCTFVVLGQNYAAFMGDKIDWYGVMVSYIGLPLFIAVWLGYKYVKKTKVIPLEECDLTPSLKQ, encoded by the coding sequence ATGAGTCAAGGAAATGCGACAGCTAGAGTTTTAGAGGTTCAAGAGGAATTACAGCAGGAACAACCACAGCTGCACCGTGGATTGCAGGCCCGACACTTAACGATGATCTCCATCGGTGGAGCCATCGGAACAGGCTTGTTTTTAGCAAGTGGCGCAGCCATTCATACCGCAGGACCAGGTGGAGCCTTGGTCGCATATGGCATTATCGGAATTATGGTTTACTTTTTGATGACAAGCCTTGGTGAACTGGCTGCCTACATGCCGGAAGCGGGCTCGTTCAGTACCTATGCTAACAAATTTGTTGATCCAGCCTTAGGGTTCGCGCTTGGATGGAACTATTGGTACAACTGGGCGATTACGGTCGCAGCCGAATTAGTTGCTGGTGCCCTCATTATAAAATTTTGGCTACCGGACAGCTCATCGCTGCTCTGGAGTGCTTTATTTTTAGCAATCATGTTTGGATTAAACTATATGTCTGTCAAAGGTTTTGGTGAGTCGGAATATTGGTTTGCCCTTATTAAAGTAGTAACGATTATTCTCTTTTTAGTAGTTGGCGTATTAATGATTTTTGGTGTGTTCACAGGTAAGGCGGTTGGCTTTACAAACTTTATGTTAGCCGATGGACCGTTCCACGGCGGATTTTTCACCATGATTGGTATCTTCATGGCAGCAGGATTCTCCTTCCAAGGAACTGAGCTACTCGGAGTAGCAGCAGGGGAAAGTGAAGACCCAGCTCGTAATGTTCCACGTGCAGTTCGTCAAGTGTTCTGGCGCATTCTATTATTCTATGTATTAGCAATTGCTGTAATCGGGATGCTAATTCCGTTTACAACTGAGTCACTTTCAAGCGGTGATGTAACGGTGAGCCCGTTCACGCTTATCTTTAAACGTGCCGGTTTTGCGTTTGCGGCATCGGCTATGAATGCAGTCATTTTGACATCTGTTCTATCTGCGGGTAACTCTGGTATGTATGCTTCGACTAGAATGCTTTGGAATCTTGCTAAAGAAGGAAAAGCACCGAAGTTTTTATCAAAAGTAGATGGCCGTGGCGTGCCTGTTAATGCTCTACTTGTAACAACAGCGGTTGGTCTTATTGCCTTTTTTGCCTCCATGTTTGGTGATGGTGCTGTTTATATCTGGTTACTGAATGCATCTGGTATGTCCGGGTTTATCGTTTGGTTAGGCATTGCGATTAGTCATTATCGTTTCCGGAAAGCCTTTGCGGCACAAGGACGTAGCTTAAAGGAACTTCCTTATCTTGCTAAATGGTTCCCGTTCGGCCCGATTTTTGCCTTTGTTTTGTGTACGTTTGTTGTTTTAGGACAAAACTATGCTGCTTTCATGGGTGACAAAATTGACTGGTACGGTGTGATGGTATCGTATATCGGCTTACCATTGTTCATTGCCGTATGGTTGGGTTATAAATATGTGAAGAAAACAAAAGTGATTCCGTTAGAAGAGTGTGATTTGACACCGTCTTTGAAGCAATAG
- a CDS encoding anaerobic C4-dicarboxylate transporter family protein: MFWIQFLIVLTCIFIGARLGGVGLGVMGGVGLAILVFGFGLQPTSAPIDVMLMILAVITAAGALQAAGGMEYLVFLAEKALRKHPKYITYIAPVVTYLFTFCAGTGHVAYSVLPVIAEVARETGIRPERPMSIAVIASQQAITASPISAATVALLALLSDFNISLMQIMLICVPSTFIACMIAAFVSSKTGKELNMDPDYLKRLEAGLAPIKKDKKAYNPNSGAKLSVIFFLMAAVLVVVLGSFEQLRPGWDIEGVFTRMSMPAAIEIVMLTISALILIFCKPKVEEIVSGSVFKAGATAVVAIFGIAWMGDTFFQGNMALISGSISDLVTAAPWLFALALFGLSILLYSQAATVRTLMPLGITLGINPALLIAMFPAVNGYFFIPNYPTVVAAINFDRTGTTRIGKYILNHSFMVPGLIASVGGVAIGILMSMIVL, translated from the coding sequence ATGTTTTGGATTCAATTTCTTATCGTACTGACCTGTATCTTTATCGGTGCACGTCTTGGCGGTGTTGGCCTCGGGGTAATGGGCGGAGTCGGACTCGCCATTCTGGTATTTGGTTTCGGGCTTCAGCCAACTTCTGCACCAATCGATGTTATGCTGATGATTCTCGCCGTCATTACGGCAGCGGGAGCGCTTCAAGCAGCAGGGGGCATGGAATATCTTGTCTTTCTTGCAGAAAAAGCACTTCGAAAACATCCTAAGTATATTACGTATATTGCACCAGTTGTTACGTATCTCTTTACTTTCTGTGCCGGTACTGGACACGTTGCGTATTCGGTCCTTCCAGTTATCGCTGAGGTTGCTCGGGAAACAGGAATACGACCTGAACGCCCGATGTCAATTGCAGTTATTGCATCACAACAAGCGATTACGGCAAGTCCCATATCCGCAGCAACTGTAGCGTTGTTGGCTTTATTGTCTGATTTTAACATTAGTCTTATGCAAATCATGCTAATTTGTGTTCCGTCAACATTCATCGCCTGTATGATTGCTGCTTTTGTTTCTAGCAAAACAGGTAAAGAGCTTAACATGGATCCTGATTATTTAAAACGTCTCGAAGCTGGTCTTGCTCCGATTAAAAAGGACAAGAAAGCGTATAACCCGAATTCTGGAGCCAAGTTATCAGTAATATTTTTCTTGATGGCGGCTGTGCTTGTTGTTGTCCTTGGTTCTTTTGAACAATTGCGTCCAGGCTGGGATATCGAGGGTGTATTTACACGGATGAGTATGCCGGCTGCAATCGAAATCGTCATGCTTACCATTTCTGCTTTAATCCTTATTTTCTGTAAACCAAAAGTAGAAGAAATTGTCTCGGGCAGTGTGTTTAAAGCTGGTGCGACTGCTGTTGTTGCCATCTTCGGTATCGCTTGGATGGGAGATACCTTCTTCCAAGGTAATATGGCCCTTATTTCAGGATCAATTTCAGATTTAGTTACTGCAGCACCATGGTTGTTTGCTCTTGCATTGTTTGGCTTGTCAATCCTACTTTACAGCCAGGCTGCAACGGTTCGAACTCTTATGCCGCTTGGAATAACGCTTGGGATTAACCCAGCATTACTAATCGCGATGTTCCCAGCTGTAAACGGATATTTCTTTATCCCGAACTATCCGACGGTTGTTGCCGCAATAAACTTTGACCGCACCGGTACAACGAGAATCGGAAAATACATTTTGAATCACAGCTTCATGGTTCCAGGCTTAATAGCTTCTGTCGGTGGAGTTGCGATCGGTATTTTAATGAGTATGATCGTCCTTTAA
- a CDS encoding succinate dehydrogenase cytochrome b558 subunit, with the protein MERGKYQHLYRKLHSLSGIIPVGVFLTVHLFVNYSVTWGMDAYNTAAGIMGNLPFKFFLEAFIIFIPLYFHAIYGIYIAFQSKNNVGKYGYFRNWKFFLQRLTGIITFIFVTWHIWETKVQVEFFGAEANYDLMANIVANPVSLAFYIIGIVGSIFHFANGVWTFLITWGITVSPKSQKIFQYITLGLFVVLSIIGVRAILAFS; encoded by the coding sequence ATGGAGCGAGGCAAGTACCAGCATTTATACCGAAAGCTGCACTCGCTGTCAGGAATTATCCCAGTTGGGGTATTCCTGACAGTCCACCTGTTCGTAAACTACTCAGTCACATGGGGGATGGATGCCTATAACACTGCAGCAGGAATTATGGGGAATTTACCATTCAAATTTTTCTTGGAAGCATTCATTATTTTTATTCCGTTATATTTCCACGCAATATATGGAATATATATTGCGTTTCAGTCAAAAAACAATGTCGGAAAGTATGGTTATTTTCGCAATTGGAAGTTTTTCCTACAACGATTAACTGGGATTATCACCTTCATTTTCGTTACTTGGCATATTTGGGAAACGAAAGTACAAGTTGAGTTTTTTGGAGCTGAAGCTAACTATGATTTAATGGCCAATATTGTGGCCAATCCTGTGTCATTGGCCTTTTATATCATTGGAATTGTTGGTTCCATTTTTCATTTTGCTAACGGAGTTTGGACATTCTTGATCACTTGGGGAATAACTGTTTCCCCGAAATCGCAAAAGATTTTTCAGTACATTACACTTGGACTATTTGTCGTACTATCAATCATTGGTGTACGCGCAATCCTGGCATTTTCATGA
- a CDS encoding toxic anion resistance protein — MNEKEPNLLKSTNNVMDDILANPFGDHVESSNQFSPQLQKEKQTVRLIDVIPAENRAKAYQLAEQIDPKNQQAMILYGTQAQGKLLSFSHTMLEHVQKQDIGEVGEIISDLMKRLNDMNPDELHQDKPSLFSRMFGKLSGSIQEVLSKYQKTGAQIDRISVKLDRSKNVLLSDIGMLEKLYETNKEYFHALNIYIAAGEIKIEELNEKTIPALKKAAEASQDQMKYQEVSDMIQFADRLDKRLYDLKLSREITIQSAPQIRLIQNTNQALVEKIQSSIVTAIPLWKNQVAIALTLLRQRHAVEAQKQVSKTTNELLLKNAEMLKTNTIETARENERGLVDIETLKKTQESLVTTLEETLRIQEEGRTKRRLAEQELATMENDLRLKLLEIKGK, encoded by the coding sequence ATGAACGAGAAAGAACCGAACCTGTTAAAGAGTACGAACAATGTAATGGATGACATCTTGGCGAATCCATTTGGTGATCATGTTGAGAGTTCAAATCAATTTTCACCACAGCTACAAAAAGAGAAGCAAACAGTTAGACTTATTGACGTGATTCCTGCCGAAAACCGAGCCAAAGCCTATCAGCTTGCCGAACAAATTGATCCCAAAAATCAACAAGCAATGATTCTATACGGAACTCAAGCACAAGGTAAGCTGCTTTCTTTTTCCCATACCATGCTTGAGCATGTCCAGAAACAGGATATTGGTGAGGTTGGTGAGATTATCAGCGACTTGATGAAGCGGCTTAATGACATGAATCCTGATGAGTTACATCAAGATAAGCCATCACTATTCTCGCGCATGTTTGGGAAATTATCTGGTTCAATCCAAGAGGTTCTGTCAAAATATCAGAAAACAGGGGCGCAGATTGACCGTATCAGTGTCAAACTTGATCGCAGTAAAAACGTCCTTTTATCTGACATAGGAATGCTGGAAAAGCTTTATGAAACGAATAAAGAGTATTTCCATGCCTTAAATATCTATATCGCTGCCGGTGAAATCAAGATAGAAGAACTGAATGAAAAAACGATTCCAGCCCTGAAAAAAGCGGCTGAAGCTTCACAGGATCAAATGAAATATCAAGAAGTGAGCGATATGATTCAATTTGCCGACCGCTTGGATAAACGGTTATATGACTTAAAATTAAGCCGGGAAATAACCATTCAAAGCGCACCTCAAATTCGCCTCATTCAAAATACGAACCAAGCGCTTGTTGAAAAAATCCAATCGTCGATTGTTACGGCCATTCCGTTATGGAAAAATCAGGTTGCGATTGCCTTGACCCTGCTTCGGCAACGCCATGCAGTCGAGGCACAGAAGCAGGTATCAAAAACAACGAATGAGCTATTATTGAAAAATGCAGAAATGCTGAAGACGAATACAATTGAGACAGCTCGAGAAAATGAACGCGGTCTTGTCGATATTGAAACACTTAAGAAAACGCAGGAAAGTCTCGTGACCACACTAGAAGAAACACTACGAATCCAGGAAGAAGGTCGAACCAAACGCCGTCTGGCCGAACAAGAACTGGCCACAATGGAAAACGACCTAAGATTAAAACTACTTGAAATAAAAGGGAAATAA
- a CDS encoding 5-bromo-4-chloroindolyl phosphate hydrolysis family protein, with the protein MNLFISFLVGTFVAVPTAIFVWLLSYFAFDLTFWLSSVISLVGGIFAYMLISVNVNSRFLKKNQLSRKEYRYIKKNLDEAKLKINRLNKSIFRIREIPYKQRIDVVRITRRIYKMTKKEPKRFFKAEQFYFSHLDSVVELTEKYALLATQPNKTSELVLSLKETRQTLTELTQAVEDDLYEILSDDIDHLNFEVDVAKHSIKTLKDSQFNGDSRRLKK; encoded by the coding sequence ATGAACCTGTTTATTTCGTTTCTTGTTGGAACGTTCGTGGCTGTACCTACTGCAATCTTCGTGTGGCTGCTAAGCTACTTTGCTTTTGACTTAACATTCTGGCTTTCGTCCGTTATTTCTCTCGTTGGAGGAATCTTTGCGTACATGCTGATATCCGTAAATGTGAATTCACGTTTTCTAAAGAAAAATCAGCTGTCAAGAAAGGAATACCGATATATTAAGAAAAATTTAGATGAGGCCAAGCTGAAAATTAACCGCTTGAACAAATCTATTTTTCGGATTCGGGAAATTCCGTATAAACAGAGAATAGATGTTGTTCGGATTACTAGAAGGATTTACAAAATGACCAAAAAGGAACCGAAGCGATTTTTCAAGGCAGAGCAATTTTATTTTTCCCATTTAGATTCAGTTGTTGAATTAACCGAGAAATATGCTTTACTAGCAACACAGCCTAACAAAACGAGTGAGCTTGTGCTCTCCCTAAAGGAAACTCGACAAACATTAACAGAACTTACCCAGGCTGTGGAGGACGATTTATACGAAATCCTGTCTGATGACATTGATCATCTGAATTTTGAAGTAGATGTAGCGAAGCATTCGATAAAAACACTGAAGGATTCTCAATTCAATGGGGATAGCAGGAGGCTGAAAAAATGA
- a CDS encoding YidH family protein, whose protein sequence is MSDSEKQTVDSKYIQQHLANERTYLAWVRTSITIIGVGFLITNLHFSTLSTKVVIGDILAKIIGLASIVLGIITLIMTTFSYFRKGKDINNQTFHFSKALVVSLSILLILIFLVFGIYYLYVWKFI, encoded by the coding sequence ATGAGTGACAGTGAAAAGCAGACGGTTGACTCAAAATATATTCAGCAGCATTTGGCAAATGAACGCACCTATTTGGCATGGGTTAGAACAAGTATAACCATCATTGGAGTGGGATTTTTGATCACCAACCTCCATTTTTCAACTCTATCGACTAAAGTTGTGATTGGAGATATTCTTGCTAAAATCATTGGCCTCGCCTCAATTGTATTGGGAATCATTACTCTAATCATGACTACATTTAGTTATTTTCGAAAAGGGAAGGACATCAACAACCAAACCTTCCATTTTTCAAAGGCATTAGTTGTATCATTATCAATTCTATTAATCCTGATTTTCCTTGTATTTGGCATTTATTACTTGTATGTTTGGAAATTTATCTAA
- a CDS encoding YkvA family protein, translating into MEQEDFYQSFRKKMQYWEKSEDGKANKYVEILMFGPDLFHLLCKLTLDDDVSVTDKAKLAAAIAYFVSPIDLIPEALLGPVGYVDDIAVAAFVLNGIVNNSSPEVVRKHWAGDEDALKVIKQILEVADKMVGSGLMKKLRGKFGG; encoded by the coding sequence ATGGAACAAGAAGATTTTTATCAAAGTTTCAGAAAGAAGATGCAGTACTGGGAAAAGAGTGAGGATGGCAAAGCAAATAAATATGTAGAAATTTTAATGTTTGGCCCAGACTTATTTCATTTATTATGCAAATTGACCTTGGATGATGATGTCTCCGTAACAGATAAAGCCAAACTAGCTGCGGCAATTGCATACTTTGTTTCACCTATTGACCTTATACCTGAAGCATTACTTGGCCCAGTCGGCTATGTAGATGATATCGCAGTTGCAGCATTCGTATTGAATGGAATAGTGAACAACTCAAGCCCTGAAGTAGTAAGGAAACATTGGGCAGGGGATGAAGACGCTCTAAAAGTCATAAAACAAATCCTAGAAGTTGCCGACAAAATGGTTGGATCAGGATTAATGAAAAAATTAAGAGGGAAATTTGGTGGCTGA
- the sdhA gene encoding succinate dehydrogenase flavoprotein subunit, translated as MSKGKIVIVGGGLAGLMAAIKIAEAGTKVDLFSIVPVKRSHSVCAQGGINGAVNTKGENDSTWEHFDDSVYGGDFLANQPPVKAMCEAAPKIIHMFDRMGVMFNRTPEGLLDFRRFGGTQYHRTAFAGATTGQQLLYALDEQVRRFEVDGLVTKYESWEFVSAVLDGKGICRGITAQNLRTMEMQSFPADAVIIATGGPGLIFGKSTNSTINTGYAAARLYEQGALYANGEFIQIHPTAIPGDDKNRLMSESARGEGGRVWTYKDGKPWYFLEEKYPAYGNLVPRDIATREIFDVCVNQKLGIDGENKVYLDLSHIDSKQLDIKLGGIMEIYEKFMGDDPRKVPMKIFPAVHYSMGGLWVNFQQRTNIEGLFAAGECDYSQHGANRLGANSLLSAVYGGMTAGPSALEYIKGLDKYADDIPSSIFERQLMEDGQKYHSILAMNGTENAYLLHKELGELLTENVTVVRENKKLKTTFDKLQDFTERYQRINIEDTAKWSNSSTSFIRQLEGMINLAQVITLGALNRNESRGAHYKPEFPDRNDDEWLKTTIAKFNSKIKQPELSYQDVDTSLIQPRKRDYTKAKKGAK; from the coding sequence ATGAGCAAAGGCAAAATTGTAATTGTAGGCGGTGGATTAGCTGGCTTAATGGCAGCAATCAAAATCGCCGAAGCAGGAACAAAGGTGGATTTATTCTCGATTGTCCCGGTAAAACGGTCGCACTCTGTTTGCGCACAGGGCGGCATTAACGGAGCGGTGAATACAAAAGGTGAAAACGATTCGACTTGGGAGCATTTTGATGATTCCGTTTATGGGGGAGACTTCCTTGCCAATCAGCCACCTGTCAAAGCCATGTGTGAGGCGGCGCCAAAAATTATTCATATGTTTGACCGGATGGGGGTTATGTTTAACCGGACGCCTGAAGGTCTGCTAGATTTCCGTCGCTTTGGCGGAACACAGTACCACCGGACAGCATTTGCAGGAGCAACTACAGGTCAACAGCTTTTATACGCACTTGATGAGCAAGTCCGTAGGTTTGAGGTAGACGGTCTGGTGACGAAATATGAAAGTTGGGAATTTGTTTCGGCAGTCCTTGATGGCAAAGGAATATGTCGTGGAATTACCGCACAAAATTTGCGAACGATGGAAATGCAGTCTTTTCCTGCGGATGCGGTCATTATTGCCACAGGCGGACCTGGCCTTATTTTTGGAAAATCAACGAACTCAACGATCAACACAGGTTATGCCGCAGCAAGATTATATGAGCAGGGTGCTCTGTATGCTAACGGTGAATTTATTCAGATCCATCCGACGGCCATTCCTGGTGATGACAAAAATCGATTAATGAGTGAATCTGCACGTGGTGAAGGCGGTCGTGTTTGGACATATAAGGATGGTAAGCCATGGTATTTCCTTGAGGAAAAATATCCTGCATACGGGAATTTGGTGCCACGTGATATCGCCACTCGTGAAATTTTCGATGTGTGTGTTAACCAGAAGCTTGGAATTGATGGGGAGAATAAAGTCTATCTCGATCTTTCCCATATTGATTCGAAACAGTTGGATATCAAGCTTGGCGGAATCATGGAAATCTATGAAAAATTCATGGGTGATGACCCACGTAAGGTTCCGATGAAGATTTTTCCGGCTGTTCACTATTCAATGGGTGGACTTTGGGTTAATTTTCAACAAAGGACGAATATTGAGGGCTTGTTTGCAGCAGGTGAATGCGATTATTCTCAGCATGGTGCCAACAGACTTGGTGCGAATTCACTATTGTCAGCGGTTTACGGTGGAATGACGGCTGGACCTTCAGCGCTTGAATATATAAAAGGGCTGGATAAGTATGCTGATGATATACCTTCATCCATTTTCGAGAGACAGCTTATGGAGGATGGCCAGAAATATCACTCTATTTTAGCGATGAATGGCACGGAAAACGCCTATTTGCTTCATAAGGAACTAGGGGAACTTCTGACAGAGAATGTAACAGTTGTCCGTGAGAATAAAAAGCTGAAGACGACGTTTGATAAGCTTCAGGATTTCACTGAAAGATATCAACGCATTAATATAGAAGATACAGCAAAATGGAGTAACTCCAGTACTTCATTTATCCGTCAGCTTGAGGGAATGATTAATTTGGCCCAAGTGATTACGCTTGGCGCACTAAACAGGAATGAAAGCCGCGGTGCTCACTATAAGCCAGAATTCCCTGATCGCAATGATGATGAGTGGTTAAAAACTACTATTGCAAAATTTAATTCAAAAATAAAACAACCTGAGCTTTCCTATCAAGATGTCGATACTTCTTTAATACAGCCGCGGAAACGGGATTACACAAAAGCCAAGAAAGGAGCCAAATGA